CGAGATCCTGATCACCCACCGCACGCCCACGATGCGCAGCCACTCCGGGCAGATGGCCTTCCCCGGGGGCCGCATTGATGCCACTGACCGCGGCCCGGTGGACGCCGCGCTGCGCGAGGCGTGGGAGGAGACGGGACTCGAGCGAGAACGTGTCACGCCGCTGGCGGTGCTGGCGTCACTGACCACGGGAGGAAGCCGCCGCACCGTGCGCCCCGTCCTCGGTTACTCGGAGGATCCCGGTAGCCCGCACGCCGCCAGCCCCTTCGAGACCGACGACGTCTTCTTCGCTCCCGTATCGCACCTGATCAACCCGGATAACCGCCTCAGCGTCGGTGTTTACGGCTTCACCGGCCCGGCATTCCGGATCAACGAGTACCTCATCTGGGGGTTCACGGGCGTGCTACTCGACGTCCTCTTCGACGCCGCCGGTTGGAATCAGCCATACGACTCCGAAGTTGTGCCCCTCCGCCGCGCGCTGAAGACTTCGCGTAACGGTGAGCACCACTTTTGACGCCGCCGGGAGTAACATAAGCCGGAATTGACCGTGCACGCCTAGACATATGTGAGGGAGAGCCGCCGCGTTGGATGCAGCCTTCATTGTCGACTCCGCCCTCGTCGTCATCATCGCCGCCTCGTTCATCAGCGGCTGGCGCCAGGGCGCGCTAAGCGCCATCTTCTCGATGGTCGGGGTTGTCGCCGGCCTGATTGTCGGCCTCGCCATCGCCCCCCTGCTGGTCAATCTCGCTGACACGCGCGCACTCAAGCTGGTGATCCTGCTCTCCGTGGTGGTGCTGTTCGTTGGCATGGGCAATCTCGTCGGACTCACCGTGGGTACGCGGGTGCGCGACCGCGCCCGCTTCCGCTCCACACAGATCCTCGACTCTGTAGCGGGTTCGGTGTTCCAAGCTGCCGCGGTGGCCGTGGTGGTGTGGTTCATCTCGATCCCGCTCGCCTCCACCGTGCCCGGCAGAGTCGGTGACGGCATCCGCCAGTCGGCGGTCCTCGGCGCCATTAATTCGGCCGCCCCCGCAGGGATGGAGCAGCTTCCCGCGCGGCTCGCGGCGCTTCTCGACGAATCCGGGTTGCCTCCGTTGGTCTCTCCGTTCGCGCCGCCGGTGGGCCAGCAGGTGGACGCTCCCGACCCAGCCGCGGTGGACGCCGATGTCACGGCGCGCCTGCGCCCGAGTGTCGTGCACGTGATGGGGGACGCGGAGTCGTGTAGCCGCAGGCTCATGGGGTCGGGTTTCGTCGCCGCGGAGGATTACGTGGTTACCAACGCGCACGTCGTCGCGGGAACCGACACCGTCAACTTGGACACGGTGCTCGGTGTCAAGAGCGCCGAGGTGGTCTACTACAACCCCGACGTGGACATTGCGGTCCTGCGCTCCGAAAAGCTCGGTCTCGACGCGATCCCGCTGGCGCGGAACGAGCTCGCGTCGGGGGATAATGCGGTGGTCATGGGCTTTCCCCGCTCCGGCCCCTTCGAGGCGTCGCCGGCGCGCATCCGGAGCCGGATCAACATCGCAGGCCCGGACATTTACGCCACGGGCCGTGTGGAACGCGAGGCGTACACGCTGCGCGGCAACATCCGCCAGGGGAACTCGGGTGGCCCGTTAATCACGCCAAAGGGCGAGGTAGCAGGCATGATCTTCGGTGCCTCCGTCGATTCCAGCGACACCGGTTACGCCCTCACGCTGGAGCAGGTTCTCGATGAGGTAGGGCCGATCACCTCCCACACAGCCCCGGTGGATACCCGGGCCTGCGTCGCGGGCTAGGCGCGTCCGGCGAAGCGGGCGACGGCGTCGACGAAGCCGCCGGGGTTCTCGATGTGGGGCAAATTCTTTGCTTCCGGGATGCTGAGCTCCCGGACTTCTCCCCTCGCCCTCCTGCGCTGGCGGGCGACCAGCCGGTCCCACAGGCTTTGCGGGGGATGGAGGAGAAGAACCGGTGCTGTGACGGGCGCCCGCCGGGCCCCTGGTCGCCCAAACGAGGCGATCGGCGGCGTGAGCAAGCGCGAGTTGTGGACGCTGTGGATGAAGGCGTTGTCGATGGCAGCGGCGGTGCGCCGTAGTTCCAGCACCCGGTTGAACCTTCCGCTGTGCTGGAATGCGCCCGTGGTGTTGATCGCAAGGTTGTCGCGGTACAGGCGGCGGCGCGTGCGGGAAAAGCGCTGGAGAATCCGGGACGGGACCCGGGCCAAGGTGACGCGGCCGAGCATGGGCACGAAATCCCAGGGCCGCGCAGACATCGCCTCCCGCAGGTCGGCTGGGTGGGCGGCCGAGATAGACACTAAGCCACTGACGATCTCCGGGTGCATCGCCGCCGCAACCCAGGCGACTGCGCCGCCGGTGTCGACCCCGGCGAGAACCGCTCTGGTGTGGCCGAGGGTCGTGATCGCCCCCTTGACGTCACCGACGGCGATGAGCATCTCGTTGCCCGACCGGGGCAGGGGCTTGTCCGACATCCCGTACCCTCGCATATCCAGGGCAGCCACGTAAAAACCCCGCTCGGCGAGCGAGGTGATGACGTCGACGAAATCGAACCACCCGCCGAACGTGCCGTGCAGCAGCAGGATCAGCGGGTTATCGGGCTCACCCGCGGTCACCGCGTGCAAGCGGATGCCACGGGTGTGCAACATGCGGTGTGTGAACTCGCCCTCAAGCTCCACGACCGTGGGTGGGAGCCGGTGGTTGAACGCGGGCACCGTGTTGGAGGGAAGAATTAGTCCCTGGTTACGGCGGTGGAGCCGCCGCGGCTGGGTACCGTAGTGGTGACCGTGCGCTTCTCGGTGACAACGCGTCCGCGGCCGGTGGGGGCGGGGCCGCCGGTGTAGAGTGCGCTGTCGTCCTCGGCGAGGTTCTTCTGCGCCTGGCCCGGGACGAGATTTTTCAGCTCGTTGACGGAACCGATGGTACGCTCGGGCGCCTTGATGTTCTTGAACTTGCGGAACCCGATGAAGGCGAGGATTCCAGCGACGGCGAGCATGATCAGGAACACGATGAGGAATGCTGCCCACCACGGCATCCACAGGTGAAGAAGCGCTGCGAGGAAGAAGAAGAAAAAGAAGGTGGAGTACAGCGCGACGGCGCCAGCTGCGGCGAACAGCCCGCCACCGATGGCACCCTTCTTGACCTCGCCGACAACCTCGGTCTTGGCCAGCTCAATCTCGCTGCGGACCAGGCGGGATACCTGCTCGGATGCGTTAGAAACCAGGTCGCCGATGGAACCCTGGCCTGGCTGAGTGACATCAGTGTCGCGCAGCGGAATGGAGTCGACCTTGGCGGAAATGGCGGTCGAACCGTTTGTGTACAGACCCTTGTTGCTCACGATAATTACCTTCCTCGGTGGCTCGTGCCAGCTAATTCAACGTAAAACCACTCTAGCTTCTATTCGAACGTACCCAATCCTAGAGGATTATGCGCTCCTGCCGTCCCTCATTATGCGCTGGGCAACCCACACTCCGGCCACGGCGAGCGCTGTGACGCCAGCCACGACGCTCGCGCCGATTCCGACTTCGCGCGCATTGGGCATTTGAATGAGTGGCTCGGGATTTTTGAATATCCGGACCTCCCACTCGTTCTCCTGGGAATACTTGCGCAGGGCGCGGTCGGGGTTGACGGCGACGGGGTGGCCGACCATGGCGAGCATCGGGATATCGGTCGCGGAATCGGAGTAGGCGTAGCTCCCCTCCAGGTCGTATCCGTGGGCTTCGGCGATGTCGGCGACCGCCTCAGCCTTCGCGTCCCCCTTGAGGTATCGGGTGATTTGGCCCGTTAGCTTTCCGTCGACAACCTCGAGTTCGGTGGCCACGATTATGTCGATACCGAGCTCGCGGGCAATCGGCTCCACCAGGATGTCCGCGGAGGCCGAGATGATGATGATGTCGCGGCCGTGGCGTTTGTGGAAGTCGATCAGCTCCCTGGCCTCCGCGTAAATGGCGGGAGTCACCACGCTGCGCATGGTTTCGGTGGTGATGCGGTTAATATCCTCGACGGACCAGCCGGTGACCATCTGCGCCAAGTAATCCCGCGTGGTGTCCATCTGCTCGCTCGTATGACCGGTGAGCATGTAGGACGCCTTGGTCATGTAGATCTCCACGGCCTCCTGGCGGGAGATAAGCCCGTTATTCAGGAACTCTTTGCCGAAGGCGAACGCGGACGATGTCGCGATGATCGTTTTGTCCAGGTCGAAGAAGGCGGCGGCGCGTCTTTCAGCAACGCCGTCCCCGGAGCGATCTGCGGCAGTCATGAGCTCCAGTGTAGACCCGGGCAAGTCGCACCGACAGTGTGACACGTAGGGGAGGAGTGACGGGAGGATACTTATGAGGTGTATGTGGGACCGGCCGCACACTTTCGAAAAAAAGTACGAAAAATCTTGTTGATGTGCTTGCAACTGTTTCGGGGTATATGTCATAATCATTCCCGCAAGGCCCCGATATACAGTGTGGCCTGCCCCGGTCCGCCCCCCGAGACCGGGTTACCGACGGCCCGCGCACACCCCCCCCCGAGGCGCGGGCCGTCTCTTATTCCCGGGTGCAGTCTTATCCCCAGGGTCTCGGTGAAACATCACCTAACGGCCGACTTATCCACAGGCCCCGGTGGGAGGTCTTGTCTCCGCGCTTGTGCTGGATGACAGTCAGGTTCATGGCACACACTTCACCCATCCTCATCGCGGTCGACGACGTCACTGTCCACTCCGAGGCCACACACCTCGCTGCCGCCGCGGGCCGCGCGGTCGTGGATGCGGGAACCGACCCGGGCGCGTTCCAGCGCCACTTCGACTCATCCTTTGCGGTTCTCATCGACGCCGACGCCCCGGCGCCGCTGCACAATCGATCGGGAATCTTCGTCGTGGGAGGGGATGCCGCCGCGATTGCGTCTCAGCACGCGGCACGCCCCGAGGCCGAAGCCGCCTTCGTCCTCCCCGCACAGGCGGCGGATCTGTTGCGCGCCCTCGGGTCCATGGCGCGCAGCCCCGGCATCCCCCGCGAAGAGGGGAAGGTCGTGGCCGTGGTGGGGGCTGCGGGCGGGTCCGGGACTTCGACGCTGGGAGCCTCGCTGTGCCGCGCCCGCACGCAATCTCACGCGCCCACGCTTGTCGACGCCCACCGGTACTCCGGCGGGATCGATTTGCTCCTGGGCATCGAAGAGCGGGTTGGGGCCCGGTGGGGCGACATTGCGGTGGGTGAAGGCGCAATCGCGCGTGAGGACATTCGCAGAGCCCTTCCGTCCACTCCCGACGGAATCGCGGTCTTGACGTGTTCGCGCACCACGATCCGGGATCCGTTTGTCCTCGACACGCCTGCGCTGGAACGAACGGTGGCCGCGCTCGGTGCAACCGGGTTGACGGTTGTGGACTGCCCGGCGCGCCTCGTGCCCCAGCGCTGCGATCTCGCGGTGATTGTCACACCCGGGGAGGTGCGCGCGGCAGCGGCGGCGGCGCGTATCGCGGCGGAGCTCGCGGCGCAGAGCGTCCCGGGGGTGATCGTGGCGCGGCGTCGGACGTGGTCGGGTCTTACGGCGAGCGACATCGAGCGTGTGACCAAGGTCCACGTCGTCGCGGAGGTGCCGGACGCGCCGGGACTCACCCGCAAGGTGGAGACGGGCGGTCTCCCCCGGCATCTTCCCCGGGGGATTGGGCGGGCCGCCGCTCAGGTGCTGGCGGAGGTGGGACTGTGAAGCTTGTCGAAGGCCAGCCTGCTTCTGGCGCGGACGAGATTATCGCGCGCGTCAAACGCCGATTGGCCAACGAGCCCGAGGTGGATCCGACCAGGCTTTCCGCGCTAATCCGCGAGGAAGCAGTTGTGTTGAGCGATGTCGACGTGCTGGCCATCATGCGAAGGCTGCGTGACGATACCACCGGGGCAGGCCCGCTCGAACCGCTGCTGGCTGACTCGAACGTGACAGACATATGCGTGAATGGGCCGTTCGAGGTGTACGCCGACGCGGGCCGGGGCCTGGAGCGGACACCAGTGACGTTTGGTTCGGATGCGGACGTGCGGCGCCTCGCCACCAGGTTCGCGGCGAGCTGCGGACGCCGGCTTGATGATGCTCAGCCGTTCTGCGACGGCCACCTCGCGCGTGACAACGGCACGCTGTTGCGCTTCCATGCGATCCTCAGCCCCGCGGCGCACGCGGGGACGTGCCTCTCCCTGCGCGTGCTGCGTAACACCACGGTCACGCTAGACGAGTTATGTGAGCGCGGCGCGATGGATACCGAACGCGCCGACGCCCTGCGTCGCGTAGTACAGCGGCGCCGTGCCTTCCTCGTCCTCGGCGGGACGGGCGCGGGTAAGACAACTTTGCTGTCGGCGATGCTTGCCGAGGTGGACCCGGTGGAGCGCATCGTTGTCATCGAGGACACCCTCGAGCTCACGCCGCGTCACCCGCACGTGGTCAACCTGACATCCCGGGGCCCCAACGCGGAAGGGGCGGGACAGATCACGCTGACCGACCTGCTCCGTCAGTCTTTGCGGATGAGACCCGACCGGATTGTGGTCGGGGAGATCCGGGGCGCGGAGGTGGTCGACCTCTTGGCCGCCCTGAATACCGGCCACGACGGTGGCGCGGGCACGCTGCACGCCAATTCCATCCACGAGGTTCCCGCCCGAATGGAGGCG
This window of the Corynebacterium qintianiae genome carries:
- a CDS encoding NUDIX hydrolase gives rise to the protein MADVALRPELAPVWMEGMVAGMRSAHRSERARRILAKRAPEKGSPDEAAVLMLLTGANAADAEILITHRTPTMRSHSGQMAFPGGRIDATDRGPVDAALREAWEETGLERERVTPLAVLASLTTGGSRRTVRPVLGYSEDPGSPHAASPFETDDVFFAPVSHLINPDNRLSVGVYGFTGPAFRINEYLIWGFTGVLLDVLFDAAGWNQPYDSEVVPLRRALKTSRNGEHHF
- a CDS encoding MarP family serine protease → MDAAFIVDSALVVIIAASFISGWRQGALSAIFSMVGVVAGLIVGLAIAPLLVNLADTRALKLVILLSVVVLFVGMGNLVGLTVGTRVRDRARFRSTQILDSVAGSVFQAAAVAVVVWFISIPLASTVPGRVGDGIRQSAVLGAINSAAPAGMEQLPARLAALLDESGLPPLVSPFAPPVGQQVDAPDPAAVDADVTARLRPSVVHVMGDAESCSRRLMGSGFVAAEDYVVTNAHVVAGTDTVNLDTVLGVKSAEVVYYNPDVDIAVLRSEKLGLDAIPLARNELASGDNAVVMGFPRSGPFEASPARIRSRINIAGPDIYATGRVEREAYTLRGNIRQGNSGGPLITPKGEVAGMIFGASVDSSDTGYALTLEQVLDEVGPITSHTAPVDTRACVAG
- a CDS encoding alpha/beta fold hydrolase; its protein translation is MPAFNHRLPPTVVELEGEFTHRMLHTRGIRLHAVTAGEPDNPLILLLHGTFGGWFDFVDVITSLAERGFYVAALDMRGYGMSDKPLPRSGNEMLIAVGDVKGAITTLGHTRAVLAGVDTGGAVAWVAAAMHPEIVSGLVSISAAHPADLREAMSARPWDFVPMLGRVTLARVPSRILQRFSRTRRRLYRDNLAINTTGAFQHSGRFNRVLELRRTAAAIDNAFIHSVHNSRLLTPPIASFGRPGARRAPVTAPVLLLHPPQSLWDRLVARQRRRARGEVRELSIPEAKNLPHIENPGGFVDAVARFAGRA
- a CDS encoding phage holin family protein, encoding MSNKGLYTNGSTAISAKVDSIPLRDTDVTQPGQGSIGDLVSNASEQVSRLVRSEIELAKTEVVGEVKKGAIGGGLFAAAGAVALYSTFFFFFFLAALLHLWMPWWAAFLIVFLIMLAVAGILAFIGFRKFKNIKAPERTIGSVNELKNLVPGQAQKNLAEDDSALYTGGPAPTGRGRVVTEKRTVTTTVPSRGGSTAVTRD
- a CDS encoding HAD family hydrolase — protein: MTAADRSGDGVAERRAAAFFDLDKTIIATSSAFAFGKEFLNNGLISRQEAVEIYMTKASYMLTGHTSEQMDTTRDYLAQMVTGWSVEDINRITTETMRSVVTPAIYAEARELIDFHKRHGRDIIIISASADILVEPIARELGIDIIVATELEVVDGKLTGQITRYLKGDAKAEAVADIAEAHGYDLEGSYAYSDSATDIPMLAMVGHPVAVNPDRALRKYSQENEWEVRIFKNPEPLIQMPNAREVGIGASVVAGVTALAVAGVWVAQRIMRDGRSA
- the ssd gene encoding septum site-determining protein Ssd gives rise to the protein MAHTSPILIAVDDVTVHSEATHLAAAAGRAVVDAGTDPGAFQRHFDSSFAVLIDADAPAPLHNRSGIFVVGGDAAAIASQHAARPEAEAAFVLPAQAADLLRALGSMARSPGIPREEGKVVAVVGAAGGSGTSTLGASLCRARTQSHAPTLVDAHRYSGGIDLLLGIEERVGARWGDIAVGEGAIAREDIRRALPSTPDGIAVLTCSRTTIRDPFVLDTPALERTVAALGATGLTVVDCPARLVPQRCDLAVIVTPGEVRAAAAAARIAAELAAQSVPGVIVARRRTWSGLTASDIERVTKVHVVAEVPDAPGLTRKVETGGLPRHLPRGIGRAAAQVLAEVGL
- a CDS encoding TadA family conjugal transfer-associated ATPase → MKLVEGQPASGADEIIARVKRRLANEPEVDPTRLSALIREEAVVLSDVDVLAIMRRLRDDTTGAGPLEPLLADSNVTDICVNGPFEVYADAGRGLERTPVTFGSDADVRRLATRFAASCGRRLDDAQPFCDGHLARDNGTLLRFHAILSPAAHAGTCLSLRVLRNTTVTLDELCERGAMDTERADALRRVVQRRRAFLVLGGTGAGKTTLLSAMLAEVDPVERIVVIEDTLELTPRHPHVVNLTSRGPNAEGAGQITLTDLLRQSLRMRPDRIVVGEIRGAEVVDLLAALNTGHDGGAGTLHANSIHEVPARMEALAALGGLDRLSLHSQLAAAVDVVAVVTRRPDGSRVLQQLGVVEGNPVTARVVWDADAGELEGYREVFGV